GCGGTGACGCGGTAGCGGCACCGACGGGTACGGAGGGCACCTGGTTCGCGAGGCGCTGCCGGAAGGCGGCCGGGGACTCGCGACGGGCGCCCGGGCAGGCCGCGCGGGCCCGGACAGGCGACAGGCCGGACAGGCCGGATAGGCGACAGGCCGGGCAGGCCGGATAGGCGACAGGCCGGGCAGGCCGGATAGGCGACAGGCCGGACAGGTCGGACGGTGCTGCCGCAGGCACGCCGTGGCCTGGCCTCGCGGGTGTTTTGCTCGGGGCGGCCGTGGGCGCGAGCCGGCGTCGAACGCGGACGGTTCACCGTGCCGTGCTCAGTCCTCCTCCCGCTCCTTCTCCGCCAGGTGGATCACGCACACGGCCACCGCGATCAGCAGCGCCGGGTCCGCGTCGTCGCGCACGATGTCGACGCCGTACGTCTCACGGACGTGCAGCCAGCGGCGGGAGATCTGCGCGAGCAGTTCCCCGTCGTACTCGACGGCGAACTCGCGGTCGAGGATCTTGCCGCTGACGTCGAGTTCCGTGCCGTCCACCAGTGAGACGCGGTAGTGGTTACGGAGCAGCGACAGGCGTTTGCGCCTGATCGTTGCCAGTGGGCCTCCGTCGCGCTCGATGATCATCGTGTCGCGCAGGGCCAACATCTTCTGGTGGATGTCGATCAGGACCCGCCCCTGCGGGTCCTTGAGTTCGAACGTGTCCCGCAGCCGCAGCGCCTTGCCGTCGACCAGGAACGCCTTGTTGCCGTGCTGGTCCTCGATCCAGTAGTCGTCGCCGATGCCGAGGAGCCGGTCGCGTACGAGGAATCTCATACGGTGAGGGCTTCCCCCGTGCCAGTTCCGAAACGCCGTCGGTAGGCCGACGGGCTGAGTCCGGTCTCGCGCCGCAGCCGCGCCCGCAGGTTGGCGGCCGTACCGAGGCCGCTGCGCGCGGCGACCACGTCCAGCCGCTCCTCCCCGCGCTCGATCAGCCGGCAGGCGAGGGCGACCCGCTCCCCGGTCAGCCAGGCCAAGGGGGTGGTGCCGAGCTGGGCGCGGAAGCGGCGGTGCAGCGTCGCGGGGCTTACCGCGGCACGCGCCGCGAGGTCGGCGACGGTGAGCGGTTCGTCCAGACGCTCCTGGGCCCAGGCCAGCAGCGGTGCGAGCGATTCGTCAGGGACGTCGGGCACGGGCCGTTCCACGAACTGCCGCTGTCCGCCGTCGCGGTGCGCTGCGAAGACCAGCCGACGGGAGACGGCGTTGGCCATCTCCGCGCCATGGTCGCGGCGTACGACATGCAGCCCGAGATCGAGCGCGGAGGCGCTGCCGGAGGCGGTGAGGATGTCGCCGTCATCCACGAACAGCACCTCCGGCTCCAGTCTGACCTGCGGAAACCGTGCCCGGAACGACTCCGCCCACATCCAGTGGCAGGCGGCCCGCCGCCCGTCGAGCAGCCCGGCCTCCGCGATGGTGAACGCGCCGGAGCAGAAGCCGATCAGCCGCGTGCCCCGTGCATGCGCCCGGCGCACGGCGTCCAGGACCTCCGAGGAGCGCGGGGTGTCGGTGTCGGGCCGGTTCGGCACGATCAGCGTGTCCGCGTCGTCGACGGCGTCGAGTCCCGCGACATCCGTCAGCGTGAAGAAGCCGTCCCGCATCCGGGTCCTGGGCGCGGCCGAGCACAGCCGGAAGTCGTACAGCTCCCGGCCGAGTTCGGGCCGCCGCAGTCCGAAGACCTCGATGGCGCAGCTCATCTCGAACGGATTGGAGTTCTCGTCGACGACGAGCACGACGCGATGGGCGGGCGACGCCTGAGAGGATCCTTGCGGCATATGCGATTTCTAGCACTCGTGCGACGGCCCCGGGGCCCCGCACGATGACCGCATGAAACCGGAAGCCGTCTCTCTCGCCGCAGCCCTCGCCTCCTTCACCGAGCTGTGGAGCCCGCGCATCGTCACCGCCGTCAACGACTACGACGTACGCGTCGCGAAGGTGCAGGGCGAGCACCTGTGGCACACCCACGACCACACCGATGAGTTCTTCCTCGTCCTGGACGGCGAGCTGCACATCGCGCTGCGCGAGGCGGCCGGCGAGCGCACGGTCGTGCTGCCCAAAGGCTCGGTCCTCACGGTCCCGCGTGGCATGGAGCACAAGCCGTCCGCCCCGGCCGGAGCGTCGATCCTGCTGTTCGAGCCCACCGGCACGGTGACGGTCGGTGACCGCCACGAGGGGATCCCCGACCACGTGGACGTGACGACGGGGCACGCCCTGGCCTGAGTGCGCACCTCGTGACGTGAGCACCGAACGAGCCCCCCGCGACGTTGCGGGGGACTCGTACACGGACCGCGCAGGGGCCGCGGGCGGACCGCGCGGGGACCGGACCGGCTCAGCGGTAGCCCTCCTGCATGTCCTCATCGTCGTCGTCCCACGACGAGCGCCGCTCGGGGTGCTCCCGGCGGGTGGCGGGGTCCGAAATCTCGGACCCGTTTTTGTCGGGGTCGCGCCTGTCCCGGTCGCGGATCTCGTCGCTCGTGATCTCGCCGCGGTCGCGGTCGCGGTCCCGGCGGCGGACCTGGTCGTCGATGTCTCGTGGCATGGAACTGCTCCCTTGCGGTGGCCCCCCTGTATGCGTCGAGCATCTCTCCGTTACGGCTTGTGCGCATCCTGTAACGGGGTGTCCGCCGATCCATCAGCCCTTGTTGCGTAAGACCCTCTTGGTGTGACCGATTCGAGTGCCGAGGTTCTTGGACTCGGAGCGGGCCGGCTCCGCGAGCATTGCGACGACGCCTCTCCCACTCCGCGCCGTGCTCTCCGGCCCGAGGGCGGAGGCAGAGAGTGGGGCGTCCCGCCAAGGGAGGTCACCCGCGTACGGCCGTGATCGGGCCCTTCGCGACCGGATGGCACCCTTGAACCATGAACGATGCCGCCCCGGCACCCACCCCTGCTGCCGTGCCCCGCCGCCGTGCCCGTGTCCGTGCCCCCGAGCTGATCGGCAAAGGGGGGTGGATCAACACCGGTGGCAAGGATCTGAAGCTGGCCGACTTCCGAGGCCGCACATTGATTCTCGATTTTTGGACCTTCTGCTGCATCAACTGTCTGCATGTCCTGGACGAGCTGCGCGAGCTGGAGGAGAAGCACCGCGACACCGTGGTGATCGTCGGCGTCCACTCGCCGAAGTTCGTGTACGAGGCGGATCACCAGGCGGTGCTGGACGCGGTGGAGCGGTACGGGGTGGAGCACCCGGTCCTCGACGACCCCGAGCTGGCCACCTGGAAGCAGTACGCCGTGCGCGCGTGGCCGACGCTCGTCGTCATCGACCCCGAGGGGTACGTGGTCGCGCAGCACGCCGGTGAGGGGCATGTGCACGCCATCGAACGGCTCGTCGAGGAGCTGGAGGAGGAGCACGAGGCGAAGGGCACGCTGCACCGCGGCGAGGGTCCGTATGTGGCACCGGAGCCCGAGCCGACGGCCCTGCGCTTCCCGGGCAAGGCGCTCCTGCTTCCGAAGGGGAACTTCCTGGTCAGCGACACCACCCGGCACCAGCTGGTGGAGCTGGCCGAGGACGGGGAGAGCGTTGTGCGGCGGATCGGGTCCGGTGCGCGCGGCTTCGCCGACGGCACGGCGGAGACGGCCTCCTTCAGCGAGCCCCAGGGGCTCGCTCTCCTCGATGACTCCTCCGTGGTCGTCGCCGACACGGTTAACCACGCGCTGCGGCGACTGGACCTCGTCACCGGCGAGGTGACCACCCTCGCGGGTACCGGAAAGCAGTGGTGGCAGGGCTCCCCCACCTCCGGACCGGCCCGGGAGGTCGACCTGTCCTCGCCGTGGGACGTGGCCGTCTTCGGCGGCAAGGTGTGGATCGCCATGGCCGGTGTGCACCAACTGTGGGCGTACGACCCCGCCGACGGCACCGTCGCCGTCGCGGCCGGCACGACCAACGAGGGGCTCGTGGACGGGCCCGGCGCCGAGGCCTGGTTCGCCCAGCCGTCCGGGCTCGCGGCCACCGCCGACCGCCTCTGGCTCGCCGACTCCGAGACGTCGGCCCTGCGCTGGGTGGAACTCGACGGGACCGTCCACACCGCCGTCGGCACCGGTCTGTTCGACTTCGGGCACCGTGACGGCGCCGCGGAACAGGCGTTGTTCCAGCACCCGTTGGGCGTCACGGTCCTGCCCGACGGATCCGTCGCCGTCAGCGACACCTACAACCACGCGCTGCGCCGCTACGACCCCGCGACCGGTGAGGTGACCACGCTGGCCACGGACCTGCGTGAGCCGAGCGACGCCGTGCTGACCGGCGACGACATAGTGGTGGTGGAATCGGCCCGGCACCGGCTGACCCGGCTGCGTCTGCCGGAGGAGGCGATACGGGTCGAGGCCGTCGCCCACCGCACCCAGCGCGAGGCCACCGAAGTGGCCCCGGGCAAGCTCGAACTCGACGTCGTCTTCCAGGCCCCGGCCGGCCAGAAGCTGGACGTGCGCTACGGCCCGTCCACCCGGCTGCTGGTCTCCTCGACCCCGCCCGAGCTGCTGCTGTCCGGTGAGGGCGCGGACACGGACCTGTCCCGCACCCTGGAGCTCAACCCGGCGGTCACGGAGGGCGTACTGCACGTCTCCGCGATGGCGGCCTCGTGCGACGACGACCCCGCCAACGAATACCCCGCCTGTCATGTCCACCAGCAGGACTGGGGCGTCCCGGTCCGCCTCACGCAGGGCGGGGCGACCCGGCTTCCGCTGGTGCTGGCGGGCATGGACGCGGAGTAGTGGTCCGGGCGGGTCCGGCCGGGGCCGGGGCTAGACCCCGTACCCGTCGCCGTACCCGTCCCGGTGATGGTGCCGTTCCTCGTCGATCACCGGGGTGGGCGGCACCACGACCCGCCTGCGGCGGGCGATGCTGCTGAAGGTGGCGACTCCGATCAGCCCGACGATCATGAAGATGAAGCCGACCAGCTGCACGTTGACGCCGTTCATGTGCCAGTCGGTCGCGAACGCGAGGATGGCCCCCACAGCGATCAGGATGATGCATCCACCCAGGCCCATGAGTCCTGCCCTCCCTGTGGGGCCGGTCCTTCCGGCCCCGGGCCCGGGTACCCGGGAGGGCGGCGGGCATGCCGCCTGATCGCTCGCCCGTGCGAGCTGCGCGCGAGCCGCGCGTCGGCCACGCGCCGACTACGCGCCGGCCAAGGGCAAGCCGCGCGCCGACTACGCGCCAGCCACGAGCATGCCGCGCCCCAGCCACGCGCCGACTACGCGCCGGCCAAGGGCGAGCAGCGGTGCGGTGCCACCCGGGGGACGGTGACGGCGGCCGGGTGGTTCAGCCCTCCAGGAACGCCACCAGCGCGTTCGCCAGCAGGAACGGGTCGTCCGCGCCGCACAGTTCGCGGACGCTGTGCATCGACAGGATCGCGGCGCCGATGTCGACCGTCTTGATGCCGTGGCGGGCCGCCGTGATGGGGCCGATGGTGGTGCCGCAGGGCATCGCGTTGTTCGAGACGAAGGACTGGAAGGGAACGTCCGCCTTCTCGCAGGCCGCCGCGAAGATCGCGCGGCCTGAACCGTCCGTGGCGTAGCGGTTGTTGACGTTCACCTTGAGAATGGGGCCGCCGTTGGCACGGGGGTGGTGCGTCGGGTCGTGCCGTTCCGCGTAGTTGGGGTGGACGGCGTGGCCGGTGTCGGAGGACAGACAGACCGTGCCCGCGAAGGCGCGGGCCCGGTCCTCGTACGAGCCGCCCCGCGCGAAGACCGAGCGTTCGAGCACCGAGCCGAGCAGCGGGCCGTCGGCGCCGGTGTCCGACTGGGAGCCGTTCTCCTCGTGGTCGAAGGCCGCGAGCACCGGGATGTACGAGAGGGCGGCGCCGGAGGTGGCCACGGCCGCCAGCGCCGCGGTGGCCGAGTGCACCGACAGCAGGTTGTCCATGCGCGGGCCCGCCACCAGATCCTTGTCCCTGCCCAGATAGGCCGGCGGCTCGACGGAGTGGGTCATCAGGTCCCAGCCCGTCACGTCACCCGAGGCCAGGCCCAGCTCCTGCTCCAGGAACGCGATGAGGTCGCCGTCTCGCACGTCGTCGCCCAGGCCCCATACCGGCTGCAGATGGCGCTGCTTGTCGAGCTTCAGCCCCTCGGCCGAGACCGAACGGTCCAGATGGATGGCCAGTTGCGGTACGCGCAGCAGCGGTCTGTCGACGTTCACCAGGCGGGTGGAGCCGTCGCGCAGGGACAGCCGGCCGGACAGGCCCAGGTCGCGGTCCAGCCAGGAGTTGAGCAGCGGGCCGCCGTAGATCTCCACCGCGATCTGCCGCCAGCCGTGCGCGCCGGTGTCCGGCCGCGGCTTCACCCGCAGGTTCGGGGAGTCGGTGTGCGCGCCCACGATCCGGAACGGGGTGTGCGGGTCGGCGCCCTCGGGGACGTACCACGCTACGATCGCGCCCCCGCGCAGCACGTACTTGCCGCCGCTCGTCCCGTCCCACGCGTCGGTCTCCGCGACCTGGCGGAAGCCGGCCTTCTCCAGCCGCTCGGCGGCGTTCGCCACGGCGTGGTACGGCGACGGGCTGGCCGCCAGGAAGGACATGAGGTCGTCGGTGTGGCTGCGGCCGAAGGCGCGAGGTGCGCGCGAGGCGTTCCCCGGAGGGGCGGCGGCGGCAGGCGCGTGGGGGCTTGTGCTCATGGGTTCACCTTAACGACGTACGAGGGCCCGCTCCCGGTGATGGGGAGCGGGCCCTCGTAAGGGGGATGTGGAGGGTTGTGGCTGACCGGACGGACAGGGTCCGGTCAGCCGACTACGGACGTCTGTGACGACGGCATCCCACGGCCGGGCGGACCTAGAACGCGGCCTCGTCCAGCTCCATGAGGTCCAGGTCCACGCCCCCGGCCACCTTGCGGGCCAGGGTCACGCCCGGCAGGACGTTGGCCGCGAAGAACTTCGCCGCCGCGATCTTGCCGGTGTAGAACGCCTTGTCCTTCGCGGAGGCCGTCTCCAGCTTCTCGGCGGCGATCGCGGCACCCTTCAGCAGCAGGTAGCCGACGACCACGTCACCGGAGGCCAGCAGCAGGCGGGTGGTGTTCAGGCCCACCTTGTAGATGTTCTTGACGTCCTGCTCGGTGGCGGCGAGGTCGGTGAGCATCAGGCCGACGATGGCCTCCAGCTCGACGGCCGCCTTGGCCAGGTGCTCGCGGGCGCCGGCCAGCTCCTCGCCGCCGGTGCCGAGCGCCAGGAACTTCTTGATGTCCTCGGCGAGGGAGTTCAGCGCGGCGCCCTGGTTGCGGACGATCTTCCGGAAGAAGAAGTCCTGGCCCTGGATCGCGGTGGTGCCCTCGTACAGGGTGTCGATCTTCGCGTCGCGGATGTACTGCTCGATCGGGTACTCCTGCAGGAAGCCGGAGCCGCCGAAGGTCTGCAGCGACTGGGCGAGCTGCTCGTAGCCCTTCTCGGAGCCGTAACCCTTGACGATGGGGAGAAGCAGGTCGTTGAGCGCGTGCTCGGTCGAGGTGTCCTCGCCGTTCGCCTCCTTGACCGCGATCGCGTCCTGGACGGAGGCGGTGTAGAGGACGAGGGCGCGCATGCCCTCCGCGTACGCCTTCTGCGTCATCAGCGAGCGGCGCACGTCCGGGTGGTGCGTGATGGTGACCTTGGGCGCGGTCTTGTCCATGAAGTTGGCCAGATCCGGACCCTGGACGCGCTCCTTGGCGTACTCCAGCGCGTTCAGGTAGCCGGTGGACAGCGTGGAGATCGCCTTCGTGCCGACCATCATGCGGGCGAACTCGATGATGCGGAACATCTGGCGGATGCCGTCGTGCTTGTCGCCGATCAGCCAGCCCTTGGCGGGGTGGCGGTCGCCGAAGGTCATCTCGCAGGTGTTGGAGGCCTTCAGGCCCATCTTGTGCTCGACGTTGGTGGCGTAGACGCCGTTGCGCTCGCCCAGCTCGCCGGTCTCGAAGTCGAAGAGGTACTTCGGGACGAGGAAGAGGGACAGGCCCTTGGTGCCGGGGCCGGCGCCCTCGGGGCGGGCGAGGACGTAGTGGAGGATGTTCTCCTCCATGTCGTGCTCACCGGACGTGATGAACCGCTTGACGCCCTCGATGTGCCAGGAGCCGTCCTCCTGCTGGATGGCCTTGGTGCGCCCGGCGCCGACGTCCGAGCCGGCGTCCGGCTCGGTGAGCACCATGGTGGAGCCCCAGGTCCTCTCGACCGCGATCTGGGCGATCTTCTTCTGGACCTCGTTGCCCTCGTCGAAGAGGATCCCGGCGAAGGCCGGGCCGGAGGAGTACATCCACACGGCCGGGTTCGAGCCGAGGATCAGCTCCGCGTAGGCCCAGATCAGGGACGGGGGAGCCGTCGTGCCGCCGATCTCCTCGGGCAGACCGAGGCGCCAGTACTCGGAGTCCATGAAGGCCTTGTAGCTCTTCTTGAAGGCCGCCGGGACAGGGGCGGTGTTCGTCTCGGGGTCGAAGACCGGCGGGTTGCGGTCGGCGTCCGCGAAGGACTCCGCCAGCTCGTTCTCCGACAGGCGGGTGAGCTCTTCGAGGATGCTCTTCGCGGTGTCGGTGTCCATCTCCGCGAACGGGCCGGTGCCGTACAGCTTGTCGCGGCCGAGCACCTCGAAGAGGTTGAACTCGATGTCGCGGAGATTCGACTTGTAGTGCCCCATGGCGACGGCTCCCTAGAGGGATCGGCGAGGCACTGACTCCTCGCATCTCGTTCACATACCAACCAGTAGCTCCGATGATGCTACCCGTCGGTAATAAGAATCAACCCCTGATGGCCCATATGTGGCCCACTACTCTTTGGGGCATGTACGGCTACCAGAACGCGGGCGGGCAGCAGCAGCAGTACGCCTCGGCCCAGCAGCAGATGCCCGGGCAGCAGATGCCGGGCGCGCAGATGCCCGGCGGGTACGGGCAGCAGCCGCCGCTCTACCCCGAGCCGTCGCCGCCGTCGCTCGCGGACGCCGTCCGCGCGTTCACCACGGGGTCGATGGCGGCCGAGGACTTCCAGCAGGTCTTCGCCACGTCCAAGGTGTACTGCCCGCGCGGCGACAACCCCGGCTTCCTCGCGCTGCACAACACCCAGCAGCCCGTGATCCCGATGTTCACCTCGCTCAAGGAGCTGCGCCGGTACGCGGGCAAGGAGTCCAAGTACTTCGTGATCACCGGCGCCGAGGTGATCGACCTGCTGCCGACCGGGTACGGGTTCGTCCTCGACATGGAGGGGGAGCACCGGATGGTGTTCGACGCGAAGGCGGTCGAGCAGATGGTGGAGTTCGCCATGCGCCGCATGTACGGCTGACCGCCGGTGCGGCGCCGGCCGCTGACCGCCCGTCCGGCGTTGGATGCGCCCCGCCCATCCGGCGCTGCGGAAATCCGCTCCGTGTTTGTCACAGCCA
The Streptomyces sp. CGMCC 4.7035 DNA segment above includes these coding regions:
- a CDS encoding LURP-one-related/scramblase family protein; translation: MRFLVRDRLLGIGDDYWIEDQHGNKAFLVDGKALRLRDTFELKDPQGRVLIDIHQKMLALRDTMIIERDGGPLATIRRKRLSLLRNHYRVSLVDGTELDVSGKILDREFAVEYDGELLAQISRRWLHVRETYGVDIVRDDADPALLIAVAVCVIHLAEKEREED
- a CDS encoding GlxA family transcriptional regulator, which gives rise to MPQGSSQASPAHRVVLVVDENSNPFEMSCAIEVFGLRRPELGRELYDFRLCSAAPRTRMRDGFFTLTDVAGLDAVDDADTLIVPNRPDTDTPRSSEVLDAVRRAHARGTRLIGFCSGAFTIAEAGLLDGRRAACHWMWAESFRARFPQVRLEPEVLFVDDGDILTASGSASALDLGLHVVRRDHGAEMANAVSRRLVFAAHRDGGQRQFVERPVPDVPDESLAPLLAWAQERLDEPLTVADLAARAAVSPATLHRRFRAQLGTTPLAWLTGERVALACRLIERGEERLDVVAARSGLGTAANLRARLRRETGLSPSAYRRRFGTGTGEALTV
- a CDS encoding cupin domain-containing protein, translating into MKPEAVSLAAALASFTELWSPRIVTAVNDYDVRVAKVQGEHLWHTHDHTDEFFLVLDGELHIALREAAGERTVVLPKGSVLTVPRGMEHKPSAPAGASILLFEPTGTVTVGDRHEGIPDHVDVTTGHALA
- a CDS encoding NHL domain-containing thioredoxin family protein codes for the protein MNDAAPAPTPAAVPRRRARVRAPELIGKGGWINTGGKDLKLADFRGRTLILDFWTFCCINCLHVLDELRELEEKHRDTVVIVGVHSPKFVYEADHQAVLDAVERYGVEHPVLDDPELATWKQYAVRAWPTLVVIDPEGYVVAQHAGEGHVHAIERLVEELEEEHEAKGTLHRGEGPYVAPEPEPTALRFPGKALLLPKGNFLVSDTTRHQLVELAEDGESVVRRIGSGARGFADGTAETASFSEPQGLALLDDSSVVVADTVNHALRRLDLVTGEVTTLAGTGKQWWQGSPTSGPAREVDLSSPWDVAVFGGKVWIAMAGVHQLWAYDPADGTVAVAAGTTNEGLVDGPGAEAWFAQPSGLAATADRLWLADSETSALRWVELDGTVHTAVGTGLFDFGHRDGAAEQALFQHPLGVTVLPDGSVAVSDTYNHALRRYDPATGEVTTLATDLREPSDAVLTGDDIVVVESARHRLTRLRLPEEAIRVEAVAHRTQREATEVAPGKLELDVVFQAPAGQKLDVRYGPSTRLLVSSTPPELLLSGEGADTDLSRTLELNPAVTEGVLHVSAMAASCDDDPANEYPACHVHQQDWGVPVRLTQGGATRLPLVLAGMDAE
- a CDS encoding DUF6458 family protein; translated protein: MGLGGCIILIAVGAILAFATDWHMNGVNVQLVGFIFMIVGLIGVATFSSIARRRRVVVPPTPVIDEERHHHRDGYGDGYGV
- a CDS encoding M18 family aminopeptidase codes for the protein MSTSPHAPAAAAPPGNASRAPRAFGRSHTDDLMSFLAASPSPYHAVANAAERLEKAGFRQVAETDAWDGTSGGKYVLRGGAIVAWYVPEGADPHTPFRIVGAHTDSPNLRVKPRPDTGAHGWRQIAVEIYGGPLLNSWLDRDLGLSGRLSLRDGSTRLVNVDRPLLRVPQLAIHLDRSVSAEGLKLDKQRHLQPVWGLGDDVRDGDLIAFLEQELGLASGDVTGWDLMTHSVEPPAYLGRDKDLVAGPRMDNLLSVHSATAALAAVATSGAALSYIPVLAAFDHEENGSQSDTGADGPLLGSVLERSVFARGGSYEDRARAFAGTVCLSSDTGHAVHPNYAERHDPTHHPRANGGPILKVNVNNRYATDGSGRAIFAAACEKADVPFQSFVSNNAMPCGTTIGPITAARHGIKTVDIGAAILSMHSVRELCGADDPFLLANALVAFLEG
- a CDS encoding acyl-CoA dehydrogenase gives rise to the protein MGHYKSNLRDIEFNLFEVLGRDKLYGTGPFAEMDTDTAKSILEELTRLSENELAESFADADRNPPVFDPETNTAPVPAAFKKSYKAFMDSEYWRLGLPEEIGGTTAPPSLIWAYAELILGSNPAVWMYSSGPAFAGILFDEGNEVQKKIAQIAVERTWGSTMVLTEPDAGSDVGAGRTKAIQQEDGSWHIEGVKRFITSGEHDMEENILHYVLARPEGAGPGTKGLSLFLVPKYLFDFETGELGERNGVYATNVEHKMGLKASNTCEMTFGDRHPAKGWLIGDKHDGIRQMFRIIEFARMMVGTKAISTLSTGYLNALEYAKERVQGPDLANFMDKTAPKVTITHHPDVRRSLMTQKAYAEGMRALVLYTASVQDAIAVKEANGEDTSTEHALNDLLLPIVKGYGSEKGYEQLAQSLQTFGGSGFLQEYPIEQYIRDAKIDTLYEGTTAIQGQDFFFRKIVRNQGAALNSLAEDIKKFLALGTGGEELAGAREHLAKAAVELEAIVGLMLTDLAATEQDVKNIYKVGLNTTRLLLASGDVVVGYLLLKGAAIAAEKLETASAKDKAFYTGKIAAAKFFAANVLPGVTLARKVAGGVDLDLMELDEAAF
- a CDS encoding SseB family protein, with amino-acid sequence MYGYQNAGGQQQQYASAQQQMPGQQMPGAQMPGGYGQQPPLYPEPSPPSLADAVRAFTTGSMAAEDFQQVFATSKVYCPRGDNPGFLALHNTQQPVIPMFTSLKELRRYAGKESKYFVITGAEVIDLLPTGYGFVLDMEGEHRMVFDAKAVEQMVEFAMRRMYG